GGATTGTTGTTTCCTCTGGTAGTCCTCCCACGAGTGCTGGTCCGCCACTTGGACGACGAAACTGCCGTCATCTGTAACCATGATTTTACGCTGTGCCATTTCCTCCGGGGTCATTGTGGAGGGATCTATTTCTACCGATTTTAGGAACTTCTTGGGGATACCAGTTGTCCGCCGTATGCGCTTGCCCTCAAAATTGGGGTCTGAGTTTGTAGGACAGTTTTTGATCCAGTGGTCTTTACCACCACACCTGTAACACATGTATCCGGGTGGTGGGGGCCCTTCATCTTGCCCCGCTGCCGCGCCTGTCTTGTGGAAGATTGGCGTTGCGGAAGACATCTCCTGTTGAGTTTGCTGCCACTGGTTCTCCTGGTTCGCAAACATACTAGCGATAGCATCCTCTTCACTCATTCCCTTAGTATTAAGTGCAGCGCTCACTGCCGGCGACGCATGGCTCGTCGCTTTCATTACTCGAGGTTTTCCTGTGATGTACCTAGTCGCGTTGCCTAAAGACGTCCGACCGTTTAGCCCACTAACCTTGATCGCGGGAGACCTCCGTACTTCAACATTAGATGACCTAGGGATCACATACGAGTCgtcctccagctcctcgCCGGTATCAGGGTTGTAAAGCCTTAGTTGGAAATCCGTGCCATCGCCTAATCGGTTCTCTTGTATAATCTCTCGCTTGAGGTCGAACACTGTAATACCTGTACCATCAAACAGAATCCGAGACGTGCCTTTCTGGGAGCGGAACTTATAGAATATTGTACTTGACATTCCCTGTGTTTCTAGCTTAGACCTTCGCCCGTGAATTGTCAGTTTTTAATATCAAGTCAATAAACTTAACTTTGAACATCACTGcagtttgaaaactgtAAATACACACATAAAGAGAGCCTCAAGAATGAGCGCTTCTGGTTACTACGAACTATACCGTAGAAGTACGGTCGGTGCTACTTTGGTAGATGCTCTCGATACGCTTATAAGCGATGGAAGAATCGAGGCATCGCTAGCGATGCGGGTTCTGGACACCTTCGACAGGGTAGTGGCAGAGACTCTCAAGGACAAGACACAAAGCAAACTGACCTTTAAGGGTCATC
This is a stretch of genomic DNA from Lachancea thermotolerans CBS 6340 chromosome D complete sequence. It encodes these proteins:
- the MPE1 gene encoding cleavage polyadenylation factor subunit MPE1 (similar to uniprot|P35728 Saccharomyces cerevisiae YKL059C MPE1 Essential conserved subunit of CPF (cleavage and polyadenylation factor) plays a role in 3' end formation of mRNA via the specific cleavage and polyadenylation of pre-mRNA contains a putative RNA-binding zinc knuckle motif) encodes the protein MSSTIFYKFRSQKGTSRILFDGTGITVFDLKREIIQENRLGDGTDFQLRLYNPDTGEELEDDSYVIPRSSNVEVRRSPAIKVSGLNGRTSLGNATRYITGKPRVMKATSHASPAVSAALNTKGMSEEDAIASMFANQENQWQQTQQEMSSATPIFHKTGAAAGQDEGPPPPGYMCYRCGGKDHWIKNCPTNSDPNFEGKRIRRTTGIPKKFLKSVEIDPSTMTPEEMAQRKIMVTDDGSFVVQVADQHSWEDYQRKQQSRVMNHADAIWAKDHFANLSEDLKCPITGGLLKAPVKTSKCCNKTFSRQALEDLLVEHDFVCPGCGAEETLLDTLVVDEEKEKQVEAFLSENSVKRKDADADGRDAKKPKLAMPVPPFGMPFPMFPMPFLPNMNPTKQ
- the TOA2 gene encoding transcription initiation factor IIA subunit gamma (highly similar to uniprot|P32774 Saccharomyces cerevisiae YKL058W TOA2 Transcription factor IIA small chain) encodes the protein MSASGYYELYRRSTVGATLVDALDTLISDGRIEASLAMRVLDTFDRVVAETLKDKTQSKLTFKGHLDTYRFCDDVWTFIIKDCNVKLDQTEDIQGNTVVVDKLRIVACNSKKTGE